In the Nothobranchius furzeri strain GRZ-AD chromosome 1, NfurGRZ-RIMD1, whole genome shotgun sequence genome, cccgaggatcaccataatgtggtcacatacagaatattttactgtaatatgcagtaaatatactcgatacttgaatacctgacaacacgtaacccgcccagagtaacctttgacccacctcgtgtggactgaccaatgaggagagggtcttaacttgaggccctctcttcattggtcagtctgcatgagactgactctcaactgacgttcagagtcataggcagcgaagcgtctctgtgcagcgcaaaagcccgggtggacagtttgtttaatatagggtgatcacatttccattttcaaacaagaggacaggggatctgtgcctatgacttcacactatggcaacgccacacaatccatgttgggacccattttttgtaagaactaaattaatatcagattctgccaataaaagggctctaaaacaattcatatgtaaatattttgcatatttaatgcaaaatctcatttttatgctttagtgctgcaacaaggttttattaataataaattattataccttttgttttactacagcatcggtacgcttcctgtgcacagattattaaggatgcttgtttcagctgggagattagacgataggatcaatgaaaaaataagttgtcccacactccatggaaactttcagagaatccacaaatagtggctttcaaatggtttagctacttttagcaagtttagaaaagcagcagatgagacagcatgtctgataatttagtttttcatctgataatattagaacatgtcagtaatgtctgaggagcttttataaacactgtataactaatactcctggagagggcatgaattacacagaggcttctggggagcccagctatgggggggggggggggggtcattttgccttggcccccaaaatgtcttgaaacggccctgggtgtgtgacagtgttgaaggtgatctgaattgtatcagatgtataaatatgacatgtgtataacttattgtttttactggtaaaaacgtgtagtggagataaatctacctacattttacttttcaacactttgttttgttttcttgtttttattcaactattttcctgtcctgtctgtctctcatcttcctgcatctcctctaaactctccagaaaatctgctgcctggattcttactttttcacctcatcagttacttttgagcagatcaaagatctcctaaccgcaaagcgcagagcgcgtttttgatgctgcgtgaggtgaaatcaccgcagcacaggtgatgagctccgcagtagcgcgcttcaggcacaaataagacagaaaatagagaacatgtgcagacatgaacgatcgtgtgctaattatagttttttggttgcgccactttgagaatggaccatgcgctggaagcagctgcctggatcgcagcgcaacaatgcggaaccggttcgcagcagcaagtctgccggctctccctcgcgctgatctgcggctctccctcgcgctgatctgcggctctccctcacgctgatctgcggctctccctcgcgctgatctgccggctctccctcgcgctgatctgcggctctccctcgcgctgatctgcggctctccctcgctcgcgctgatctgcggctctccctcgcgctgatctgcggctctccctcgcgctgatctgcggctctccctcgctcgcgctgatctgcggctctccctcgcgctgatctgacttgctctggtctgcacgcaacggcgggcgggaagggggggggcgcttttggaagagttgtgcgacacaacgaatcgatgacgcaattcgttgccaacgcttttagtaatcgattttcatcgaatttatcgattcgttgttgcagccctactgaagcatgtgcggtaacgatatatattgcgatatttttttccctctgtttatatatgtcaaaatgacatgcttttaaatatcctcatgtggcaaatatatgccacttgaggcatataggccgcctcctctgcccactccatgcttgcagtcactgccattctgttgccccaatgtcagcagggtgcacatcttagtgacgtcatgttttatcgcgatatcgcggtattgcgatatagccaaaagctctcattacccaattttatattgtttctaccttatatcgtttatattgcccacccctacctgcgaccacagctccggttggccgcctcaacaattgaggcacggaacagggtccattcagactcaatgtcccctgcctcccccagaacattttggaagttttgtcagaggtgggaattgaagctccttctgacaggagactctgccagatgttttcAGCAGACCCTCgttatacgtttgggcctgcctggtctgactggcatcctcccccaccatctgagccaactcgccaccaggtagtggtcagttgacagctccgcccctctcttcaactgagtgtccaagacatgtggctgcaggtcagatgaaacaacaacaaaggcgatcatcgagctgcagtctaaggtgtcctggtgccaagagcacatatgtacacctttatgtctgaacatggtgttcattatagacaatccatgactggcacagaagtccaataacaaaacaccactctaaaattcagatcggggggccgttcctcccaaacacacctctccaggtgtcactgtcgttgcccaggtgagcgttaaagtcccgcagcagaacgagggagtcactggaaggagcactttccagcaccccctccaaggtctccaaaaagggtgggtagtctgaactgtagtttggtgcataagcacagaccacagtcagaacctgtccccccacacgtaggcggagggaggctaccctctcattcactggggtaaaccccaacgtacaggcaccacccATGCTGGgctcctctcagtgggagcaactccagagtggtagaaagtccaacccgtctcaaggaaactggttccagagtccgAGCCATGCGtttaggtgagtccgactatatctagtcagaacctctcaacctcacactccaactcaggctccttccccaccagagaggtgacattataaataaagctttgattgattgattgattgattccatgtgccaagagccagcttctgtagccgaggatcagaccgccaaggtccccgcccttgaCTACTACCCGTCACACTCTGCACCCGACCTCTTTGTTTGTGTTCAACCACCATGAACTCTGTGTAGCTGTATGACCAATGATTGGTTAAGAAAATGACCATAACATAAACATCTGCCTTGTAAAAGTGACAAGTgtaaaaatgtttcaaaaaaaGTTGCTCAAATTTtcaaggaataaaaaaaaaaaagtttttagatTGTGTAAATTTGCTCAGAGTCTGTGTTAAAAAACCGAGATGCCtaagtgctggtgaaggttctcagtcatccaggtcatggttatCCAATAGGGTTCAaaagaaggcaactggacttctttggtttcttgaagacgtttcgtttCTCATTCAAGGAACTTTGTaatttctgactggaatatgggagagaagaagaagaaaagatattttctatagcgcctctcaagataaagatcacgaggcgcttcacataaacaaaaaatgtaaaatataaaaaaaattaggaaatgattacaaatatatttaaaatgagcaaaaaaattgacaattgtgattaaaaaatgtaaagaaagagagagtgaaaagaaaagagggaaatcagtggatccggagcaaggtggaataggtagggagagcagaacaaggagagggtgatgaaggtcacaccaaaaccagcttgaacaggtgagttttcagctgctttttaaaggagtccactggtctctgtgggagagtcaagcttataagctgtagctgtctgttgttgcttggaaTTCCAGCTTATGTAAGACAAACACTGCAGAACTGACAAAGTTCAGATGAGAAtctaaacgtcttcaagaaaccaaagatattaaagagcaagtcgccccaaATCTGCCTTTTTGCAGATAAAATGTGTAATTGAGTATctaaatagtgctgtagacatgcacagtcttttttaaatatatattttagggcatcttattaaaattattaaaattcagattaaaacatcaatatttctcCATCATCAGGTTAGAATGCTGCACTATATTGCATTTAAATCAGCCCTTGTTGGCCAAGTGGTATCCAGTGACATTGCTGGCACTGTTACATGGCAAGTCTTGGCCACACCTCCGACTGACTCAACCACTAATGAGCCGATGCAGCGCAGAGTCGCTCACCTCTTAAAAATAcatcctcccctcctcctcctagTGAACGAGATGGACAGGAATCCTAAGGTCTTTGTTCCTCCGTCTTCTCTTTCACCTGAATGGTGTGTCTTTTGGGCCTTTTCCAACCGCTTGGTTcagtattttccctctactttttTCCAAATTTTAATTTCCTGCTCTGTTGATGTTCCAAGTACACTGGGtgattctcaatgtcaaggaacctcccCTTGATGCTTTGGTCctcccctggttgcctaggagatgcatcatcaggaactgccaaggcctgttccaatcggttccaatgttcattgTGATTCCAAGGCGTCTGTTCTCCGGTTGTTAGCCGTTTGGCTaagtgagcaaggatacatgcgaGGTGCCTTGTTACCTTCTCTTGGTTAAAAATTCGCCCAGAACACAGCACAGTATTTTCAGAAggatggtgtatcaggagcctgcaGCTAcacaataaaaaagtaaaagtcttgttataCATTTATATCGAAACTTAAAAGTATGAAATTTAACTTTACCTCACTTGGCAcgccatgttttatttatttattctttattttcatttattgacattaaaatcaaaatacaaaactaaatgactaaaaaccaaaatgaaaaggggacaaaaagaagaaaaacttgtgTTATCCGCCCCttttaacaaaaataacattaatacaaatgaaacaacagtgaggtaagtcagttccatttaaccgttttctttgaccaaggaaggacattgTCTTCGTGGGCAAGGTGagattccttgacattgagaaacacccacttaGTCAGGCCAGCATCGCAGCTGTGGCCGTTGATGGGGCTAGGGGGCGGGGTAACAGCTCTCTGCCTTGCTGCCAGCAGCATTTCCTGAATCTGACAAAAAGTcataaaactgagcagaatgtccAACAACACCACATTTTCttgtgctgagttgtgtttctgtgaagCATACAGGTCACTTCACACTGTTTACTAAAAACCTCATGCTGCTGAGGGTCCCCCTTTCCTCCCCCCGCGTGCTATGCGGGGCAAACCCACTTTCTGTCATGGAGCTGGCAGGGAATACCAACTACACTAAGATAAGCTGAGTTATACAGAGCTGTTGGAGAAACGGCTTTAGTGTgctttagggctgcacaatatatcgtaaatatatcgttatcgcgatgtcAGCatacacaatatgcatatcgcaaagaacagataaatatcgcattgaatgttcagctcaaatgtttgctacacataatgcattctgtcaatcaaatgaaagcattatgtttttttttaacaaatgaaatagagctcttcacccatttggccaattgggtgggttctcataggtcagaggcccgcccccgaggcgggcgGCACTTCATTTCGATGGTTAGCatgcacctgagttagctttggtcTGCTCTTttcgctgattctgcttttcccgggagccactgattgccttttcttgtttatttcctttttccctttcttcacatctttagcttttctcatttttagaatttttttatttctttgtttttgattaattTTGTTCctaagttaagtttttatttatcgtaaGTAATATgtcattgcaatattaatcattattatcgaatatcgcaggttttcctaatatcgtgcagccctagtgtgcTTGTTCTTGGCTTGTTTCTCCAATAGAGAAACTCAGCATGCACGGGGAGTGGGGTCTCAACAGGCGACTCCTCCTtttagcaatttttttaaacaagaatgTGTGTAGGTAAGACTGGCAGAAGGGTGACTTGCTCTGTAAACACTAGCTCAGTAACTGCTGTCTATAAGCACCCTGTTAAAACTCAGTCTAGCAGATTCCGTTATCTAATCTAGTTGCAGTCACTACTGAATCTGCACTAATATTGGACCAGGGTTAGATTTTTATGTATtaatgttttgtgtttgttttgcttACAGTTGCAGGCATGGGAGGTTTGGCTCACATTGATGGAGAACACATTGTTGTGTCTGTACCTGAGGGAATGCTTCTGTCTGATGTAATGACCGACGAGGGCATCCTCCTGGAGCATGAACTGGAGGTGGAAGGTCTGGAGACTCAAGTAGTTGAAGGACTGGAGGCTGAGGTGGTTGAAGGACTGGAGGCCGAGGTGGTTGAAGGACTGGAGGCTGAGGTGGTGGGGGGTTTACATACTAATGTAGAGGGCTTGGAGGCTGAAGTTGTGGAAGAGCTACAGACACATGTGGTAGAGTTAGAAGCTCAGGTTGTTGAGGATCTTGAGGGTGAGGTTGAAGTTGAGGGTCTGGAGACACATGTGGTTGAGGGGCTGGAGACTGAGGTAGATGTGGAGGGTCTGGAAGCTCATGTAGTTGAAGGTCTTGAAGAAGAAGTTGAAGTTGATGGTTTAGAAACTGAGGGGGTGGAAGAGCTGGAGGTAGATGTGGAAAGTCTTCAGTCTCAAGGGGTTGAGGCCCATGAAATGGTGACTGAAGATATGGTCCCCTCAGGACACAGTGTAATCATGCCTGACAATATCCTGGGGACAGAGGTTGCAATTGAGGAGTCCTTGGACGTCCACCACCATCATGTCTTAACATCAGACCTGATCCAGGACTCAAATCATCATGATGACATGGCAGACCAAGTGTTTGTGGCAGAGCTTCTGTCTGAGCACCCAGATGACGCATTAGACCACCAGCTTGTATCAGAAGGTCTAATGGTGGCAGAAGGCAGCTCGAAGACTATTATTCATCAACAGCTGACAACTGAGGCTGTTCCCCTGCAGacggatgaggaggatgatgcaAGAAGCAGTTCTGAGGATTACCTCATGATCTCCCGTAAGACAGCCTGTCCTGTAATAACACAACTGCAATCAGCCCACAGCTTTGTATTTGTTTAGGTATAACCAGGTATATTTGTGTTGTTGAAGTTGATGAGGTGGGTGAGAAATTGGATATAGGAGACACTCCACTGGAGATCACCACCGAAGTCATGGAGGACAAAGAAATCAAAGAGGAGGATGACGACTCTGAGGTCATAAAAGTCTACATTTTTAAGGCTGAAGCAGATGATGATTTAGGTAAGTGGCATTTAAATCGACCAGACAGTACGTGAATAATGAACACAAGAACAGTGTCTACATTTATTCTTGCTGTGCTGACTGGGCTTTGACTTTCTTTCATCTCCAGGTGGAACAGAGGTAATAACGGAGGACGATTACCAGAACAGCCATCCTGATCTGGAAGCAGCATCATCAGGCAGACTGGGAGTGGGCCGTGACAAGATGGTCTACATGGCTGTTAAGAACCCTCTAAAGGAAGAAGaagacgatgacgatgatgagagtgatgatgatgatgatgatgacaacatcAGTATGTTTGTCTATTTCTTCAAAGAGGTGGTACAGCTTGTGACTCTAATAGGGCTtccacactagcatcagctctcCTCCACCTGGACTAGGTACAGTGTGTtcccacctgggtagccttgaacTTTCCCGCGCACAACCAGTTGTTTTTTCAGCCTTCTTCCCAAGGCGGTCCAACGCACCCACTGCCGACTGATTTGCCGGGTCAAGTTCACGTCTACCGTTAGGGGGATCCTTCGATGGGCGGGCAGAATCAGCCAGCGGGGGCTTTCCGCATGCTCGATTCATTGTCACGCTGGTTACTGAAACAAGCCACTGACTGAAGCCTTCTGTCTGAcgagtgcatgcacacacacacacacagacagatggcgtgctattctctctctctttcagctTCAGCTGCTTGAGGACAGACGCAGTCTGGGTGCAATATCAGATCACGCTGTTTACTGATCACTagagatgggtacctttgacatttgaatcgatacggtATCAATTCCTGTCACCTATGAATCATTACCGGTTCTTAACAGTACCAATTTGATTCTTTTGAGTGTTTAGTAATTATTTAAATCgtatttttaattaaatatatataattttcccaatatataaccatatttgataaatataataaataacatacaacagtttgtaaTTTATACAAAATTCTTCATTATGAAAACCTTtaactgtttctaaatgatgcaaaaacaaactagtgatgcaccgatatgaattttttgggccgataccgatagtaactcattcactgcttttgacgacaaaagtcgtcattttaaatccaaccgttcactgccaatgacgacggcATTGTTTTGCTGTGTGGGcgccggaacgagcccccgcagcgtgagaacaaacatcccagctctaaagccgatcttcatccgcatacgtcacacgtcacgtgatcaggaagcagaaaatccatgtgttaggaaatcgttttgggccgctgctgtaaaaaaagtgaggcgtgaaccggaaaagcttctgccgatcacaattcgacaccaGATTagtaaagaacggataatgctagaaatatgtggattcttcctgatgtaagaggtgagtttctttgttttggtagttttgccgTTGACATCATcgtagagcgcaacgttctgtgactcttaaacggtgaaaatgctggcagcgacGGGCTTTTCTGataaggaaacagctggcagtgaatgagttaagatcactgttatggccgataaccgatatttgctgataccgataaACTGAcagtaatgcttctaaaatcagcagattttgtatagaattaaaattattaaagcttaatttatGTTGTTATGTACACACcatttacagttctgagatgatttaatTCACTGTTCacgtgactaaacaattacacatcacccccctcaccctctgaaacaggcaaacaaatggagacgagatggaaaaaatatcggttggatAATATTGGCCCCGTTCTATTTATTGGAccgatactgatatgttaaaaataactaacaccggccgataccgatattaatacagttatattgtccatccctaaaacaaacccagctccatgtagtcCTACTCCTCTTCTAAATTCTTTGGAATAACTGATGAGTAGACCGTGTATTATAAACTACACATGAAACTAAAGCAAACTTTGAtatcatacaactgtttgtattttaatattgtgaCGTTTCACTAACTATtttgaatttcggagttccgaggagaaagcgaacccaCCATTAGCTGAACAGAAGCGAAcaccaagctaacattatcttaaacattttatttacctaccagagcagattaggatgatgatgcctcacttaggtcgttgttgctggtttcatcttcacccagttacccatcctacttagtgaagtggacccagacTTCAGAACGCTTCCTCTCTGTCATGCTGCCTTGTTTACAGCTCACCCACAGTGACTGACGACGTTATGCTCTTGCGCCGGCCCGTGGCACGAATACTGAAAAAAGGCACCATTTCATATGATGTGAATCGGCACTCCgttggtactatggaatttggtcggtgtcTTAAatagtacagaattcggtacccatcgctactgatcacctcatgctaCTTTTGTCACAACTGAAGATCGCCTCCCCCGTTTTCTGGtccagtctgacaaaaagccataaaactgagcagaatgtccAACAACACTACcatttgtgtttctgtggagcagacAGATCACCTTACactgtttatgcttgacgcattcactttccgcgcggtgatgcggctcgcggatggaacgcgtttCACAacacgcagcgtttatggtttgtgcggctcgtctctgtggtgagccaatattctcccaagctgaacggggcagcatggagctctacagcatgcatccaacactacaccatagtagaagtagaaatcactgtttacaacatggtatttcagcatttttaacagcgttctcgtcttttccgacagtgcgagctatttctctccaagaattattaacaacatgttgatcacggtgatctctgagagctgaatcatacaaatgtctgtatttacgaacctttgccgtgccggtccgccatgtttttccgcgtccgaccgtccgcgtggttagaaattttccgaggtgcgcgttgcagaaatcttgggccgtgcggagacgcggtggaggggcgtggttgttaaaatgacgcaacttttccgcacggagccgtgcggacctcgcggacgcgtcaagcataaaccaaccttaaagtttgagctgacatacctggtgctgtctgcttccagcacgtttcctgtatgttttagatcatgaacacagctgatttgttatttagtgatgaatcactcctgtagaaactaatgaaggctgaggagatatttcagctgttagaaaGTGTCACAAAGAAAAAAACGAACAGTGAGGAGATACGTTTCACTTTTTGTTTTaaccacagtgaattaataacagactttagggggtgctaaaagtaagcccaagctgcaaagcttccttcaACAGTGTGTGAACTGTCACCATGTCTGCAGGTAATACTATTGATCCGGTGAACAATGGAGTTGCTACACCTTTTCTTCAGATCCGCGAGGGACTGGGCACAAACAGCGTGCTCAAACCAAAGGctaggaagaagaagaaaggagacGCACGTCAGTGTCAGACtggtatgatcaacattattttgtgACATTAGTACGAGAAATGGCTTTCGCGTTTTGCTTTATTGTGATCTAAACAAGAGCCAGATACTTGAAAAATCACATTAAATGTTTATTACTCTAATTAAACCTTGTTTTTCTGAACTCCTTTTCCAGCTGTCATCATTGGACCAGATGGGATGCCTTTAACTGTCTACCCTTGCCACATATGTGGAAAGAAGTTTCGCTCACGGGGATTTCTCAAATGCCATATGAAAAACCACCCAGACCATCTGCTCAAGAAGAAGTACCAGTGTACAGACTGTGACTTCACCACCAACAAGAAGATCAGTTTCCACAATCACTTGGAGAGTCACAAGCTCCTAAGCCACAACAGTGAGCGATCTCCAGAATATACAGAGTACGCACGGCGATACCACGAGTCCAGCCCCTTGGGCTCTGACAAGCTCATCGTTAAGGACCGGGAGCCCAAACTGCATCACTGCAAATACTGCGATTATGAGACAGCAGAACAGGGTTTGCTCAACCGCCACATGTTAGCAGTGCACAGTAAGAactttgcacatgtgtgtgttgAATGCGCTAAAGGCTTCCGTCACCCGTCAGAGCTGAAGAAACACATGCGGACCCACACGGGCGAGAAGCCCTACCACTGTCCGCACTGCGAGTTCCGCTGTGCTGATCAGTCTAATCTAAAGACTCACATAAAGGGCAAGCATGGCGCCGATCTGCCCTTCAAGTGCATCCATTGTCCCCAAGCTTACGCTGATGCTCGTGAACTCCAGCGCCACATAGAGATGGTGCAAGGGCACAAGACCCACCAGTGTCCACATTGTGAGCACAAGAGCACCAACTCCAGTGACCTTAAACGGCACATCATCTCGGTTCACACCAAAGACTTCCCCCATCAATGCGACGTATGTGAGAAAGGTTTTCATAGGCCCTCGGAATTGAAGAAACACGCAGAGACACACAAAGGGAGCAAGGTGCACCAGTGTCGACATTGTAACTTCAACGCTCCCGACACCTTTACCTTGAGTCGCCACATTCTGTCGCTGCACACAAAGGACCTTCCCTTTAAGTGCAAACGCTGCCGGCGAAGCTTCCGGCAGCCCGCTGAGCTGAAGAAGCACATGAAGACACACAGCGGTAGGAAGGTTTATCAGTGCCAGTATTGTGAATATAACAGTACAGACGCTTCTGGCTTCAAGCGCCACGTCATCTCTATTCACACCAAGGACTATCCCCACCGTTGTGACTACTGCACCAAGGGCTTCAGGAGGCCGTCAGAGAAGAGCCAGCACATAGCCAGGCACCACAAAGACATGATGATGTAACgtcatcacacacaaacacacactccttTCTCACATGGATCTGTCCCACACTCGGAGGTCATTTTAATGTATAAACAAGCAGTGATGCCGGCAGTTGAAGATATTACAATTGCTGTTCTGTGTTGTATTGATTTAGACTCTCCATAAGGGGAAACGcaagaaaacattttaaattgaatgaaatataaagacaaaaacaacaaaaaaaagactGTAAACTGAGTGAGATGGCTGTAAATTGTCTTTTGTTGCAGAAAATCACATATGAACATATATTCAGGGTTTCAAATGTCTATTTTTATACCCACTCCCCTAAAACGCTGCAAGATGATGACTGTCAGTGCTTGGTGAACATCATGCTGCCCCTTCAGAGGAGGCAGAACGAGTACAGGGACCTCCGTATTACTAACTTGTACCCTTGTTACCAGCTTTTAACCTGACCCTTATGCTCGGACTGGGTTGTTGGGGTGGTGGCATGCATAAATGCATCGTGGAAAAAAATTCAACTTCCTGTGTTTTAGAATTTTGTCTCAAGCCTGAACACTCATCGTTTCCTTAAATGAATCATGTATCGATTGTACCAACTGTTCAGTTTATCATCACTTAAATTTGGATCATAAAGGTTCTGGTCCAGTTGG is a window encoding:
- the znf711 gene encoding zinc finger protein 711; translated protein: MDQGGGVLELHTQELKMPHAMIMQDFVAGMGGLAHIDGEHIVVSVPEGMLLSDVMTDEGILLEHELEVEGLETQVVEGLEAEVVEGLEAEVVEGLEAEVVGGLHTNVEGLEAEVVEELQTHVVELEAQVVEDLEGEVEVEGLETHVVEGLETEVDVEGLEAHVVEGLEEEVEVDGLETEGVEELEVDVESLQSQGVEAHEMVTEDMVPSGHSVIMPDNILGTEVAIEESLDVHHHHVLTSDLIQDSNHHDDMADQVFVAELLSEHPDDALDHQLVSEGLMVAEGSSKTIIHQQLTTEAVPLQTDEEDDARSSSEDYLMISLDEVGEKLDIGDTPLEITTEVMEDKEIKEEDDDSEVIKVYIFKAEADDDLGGTEVITEDDYQNSHPDLEAASSGRLGVGRDKMVYMAVKNPLKEEEDDDDDESDDDDDDDNISNTIDPVNNGVATPFLQIREGLGTNSVLKPKARKKKKGDARQCQTAVIIGPDGMPLTVYPCHICGKKFRSRGFLKCHMKNHPDHLLKKKYQCTDCDFTTNKKISFHNHLESHKLLSHNSERSPEYTEYARRYHESSPLGSDKLIVKDREPKLHHCKYCDYETAEQGLLNRHMLAVHSKNFAHVCVECAKGFRHPSELKKHMRTHTGEKPYHCPHCEFRCADQSNLKTHIKGKHGADLPFKCIHCPQAYADARELQRHIEMVQGHKTHQCPHCEHKSTNSSDLKRHIISVHTKDFPHQCDVCEKGFHRPSELKKHAETHKGSKVHQCRHCNFNAPDTFTLSRHILSLHTKDLPFKCKRCRRSFRQPAELKKHMKTHSGRKVYQCQYCEYNSTDASGFKRHVISIHTKDYPHRCDYCTKGFRRPSEKSQHIARHHKDMMM